One window of the Pseudomonas sihuiensis genome contains the following:
- a CDS encoding nickel/cobalt efflux protein RcnA — protein MSSFAELLQQGASHAWLYFPSAILLGALHGLEPGHSKTMMAAFIVAIRGTVKQAVLLGLAATISHTAVVWLVAMGGMYLGQNLNAETTEPYFQLASAAIIITIALWMLWRTWRGEQMWRFEEGDHAHDHHHDELRRIDTGHGRIELSIFEEGVPPRWRLRTLTGHSWPAEDVNLSTTRPDGTAQLFRFVHRGEYLESVAEIPEPHQFTARLSLGHAGHSHDYDLDFHEHDHGHNHSDLQGLELSLEGYQDAHERAHANDIRNRFNNRNVTTGQIILFGLTGGLIPCPAAITVLLLCLQVKEVALGAVLVLCFSVGLALTLVSVGVAAAVGARQASNRWPWLGAVARRAPYLSSMLIIGVGIYVGVHGWIGLTA, from the coding sequence ATGTCGAGCTTTGCCGAATTGCTGCAGCAGGGTGCGTCTCACGCCTGGCTGTACTTCCCCAGCGCCATCCTCCTAGGGGCATTGCATGGCCTGGAGCCAGGCCACTCGAAGACCATGATGGCGGCCTTCATCGTAGCCATCCGCGGCACCGTGAAGCAGGCGGTATTGCTGGGGCTGGCGGCAACCATTTCGCACACCGCGGTGGTCTGGCTGGTGGCCATGGGCGGCATGTATCTGGGCCAGAACCTGAATGCTGAAACGACTGAACCCTATTTCCAGCTCGCGTCCGCCGCGATCATCATCACCATCGCGCTCTGGATGCTGTGGCGAACCTGGCGTGGCGAACAGATGTGGCGTTTCGAAGAAGGTGATCATGCGCATGATCACCACCATGACGAGCTTCGCCGAATCGATACCGGACACGGGCGAATCGAACTCTCGATCTTCGAGGAAGGGGTTCCCCCGCGCTGGCGTCTGCGCACTCTGACTGGTCACTCTTGGCCAGCAGAAGACGTGAATCTGTCGACGACGCGTCCTGATGGGACAGCTCAGCTGTTCCGCTTTGTGCATCGCGGCGAATACCTGGAATCGGTCGCGGAAATTCCAGAGCCTCATCAGTTCACCGCGCGTCTGAGCCTTGGCCACGCGGGCCATTCGCACGACTATGACCTCGATTTCCATGAGCACGACCACGGCCACAACCATTCCGATCTGCAGGGCCTGGAGCTGTCGCTGGAGGGATACCAGGATGCCCATGAGCGAGCCCACGCCAACGACATCCGCAACCGCTTCAATAACCGCAACGTCACTACAGGCCAGATCATCCTGTTCGGCCTTACCGGAGGACTGATCCCCTGTCCTGCCGCGATTACGGTGCTGTTGCTATGCCTGCAGGTGAAGGAAGTCGCACTCGGGGCTGTTCTGGTGCTGTGCTTTAGTGTCGGCCTGGCGTTGACGCTGGTATCCGTCGGCGTAGCTGCTGCGGTGGGCGCTCGCCAGGCCTCCAACCGGTGGCCATGGCTGGGAGCGGTCGCGCGTCGCGCGCCCTACCTCTCGAGCATGCTCATTATTGGGGTCGGTATCTACGTCGGTGTTC
- a CDS encoding metal-sensing transcriptional repressor produces MSDHEHSHGHRHQSHSDVMKRLKRAEGHLRSIITMIEDGRECVDIAQQLHAVEKAVCQAKRTLIQDHIDHCLEHTMDALATGERTSLEDFKQITKYL; encoded by the coding sequence ATGAGCGATCACGAACACAGCCATGGCCACCGACACCAAAGCCACAGCGATGTCATGAAGCGCCTGAAACGCGCCGAGGGCCATCTGCGCAGCATCATCACCATGATCGAGGATGGCCGTGAGTGCGTGGATATCGCGCAGCAGCTGCATGCCGTGGAGAAGGCCGTATGCCAGGCCAAGCGCACTCTGATTCAAGATCACATCGATCACTGCCTGGAGCACACGATGGACGCCCTCGCTACTGGCGAGCGCACCTCCCTTGAAGACTTCAAGCAGATCACGAAGTACCTGTAG